A part of Aegilops tauschii subsp. strangulata cultivar AL8/78 chromosome 2, Aet v6.0, whole genome shotgun sequence genomic DNA contains:
- the LOC109748764 gene encoding chlorophyll a-b binding protein 7, chloroplastic yields MALVSSSSATAVAALPSNGLAGARSSFLGAAGKAAGSRASFAVRAAAPERPIWFPGSTPPPWLDGSLPGDFGFDPWGLGSDPESLRWNVQAELVHCRWAMLGAAGIFIPELLTKIGILNTPSWYTAGEQEYFTDTTTLFIVELILIGWAEGRRWADIIKPGCVNTDPIFPNNKLTGTDVGYPGGLWFDPLGYGTGSPEKLKDLRTKEIKNGRLAMLAVMGAWFQAEYTGTGPIDNLFAHLADPGHATIFRAFAPK; encoded by the exons ATGGCGctggtctcctcctcctccgccaccgccgtcgcgGCGCTCCCCAGCAATGGGCTGGCCGGCGCCCGGAGCTCCTTCCTTGGCGCTGCCGGCAAGGCGGCGGGGTCGCGCGCGTCGTTCGCCGTGCGCGCCGCGGCGCCCGAGAGGCCCATCTGGTTCCCCGGGAGCACCCCTCCGCCGTGGCTCGACGGCAG CCTTCCCGGAGACTTCGGCTTTGACCCCTGGGGTCTTG GATCCGACCCGGAGAGCTTGCGGTGGAACGTGCAGGCGGAGCTGGTGCACTGCCGGTGGGCGATGCTGGGCGCGGCGGGCATCTTCATCCCGGAGCTCCTGACCAAGATCGGCATCCTCAACACGCCGTCGTGGTACACCGCCGGGGAGCAGGAGTACTTCACCGACACCACCACCCTCTTCATCGTGGAGCTCATCCTCATCGGCTGGGCCGAGGGCCGCCGGTGGGCAGACATCATCAAGCCCGGCTGCGTCAACACCGACCCCATCTTCCCCAACAACAAGCTCACCGGCACCGACGTCGG GTACCCCGGTGGTCTGTGGTTTGACCCGCTCGGCTACGGCACCGGCTCGCCCGAGAAGCTCAAGGACCTCCGCACCAAGGAGATCAAGAATGGCCGCCTCGCCATGCTCGCCGTCATGGGCGCGTGGTTCCAGGCCGAGTACACCGGCACCGGCCCCATCGACAATCTCTTCGCTCACCTCGCCGACCCCGGCCACGCCACCATCTTCCGG GCCTTCGCCCCCAAGTAA